One window of the Shewanella cyperi genome contains the following:
- the cysQ gene encoding 3'(2'),5'-bisphosphate nucleotidase CysQ — translation MKPEQLIEAAIDIAMAAGEKIREIYLTGSFEREVKSDNTPVTSADLAANQIIVDQLKALTPDIPVLSEESADIPLADRAHWPAYWLVDPLDGTGEFIAGSYDFSVIIALVEHNRPVMGIVYVPMTGVCYYAIAGLGAYKRSGGMEVRITSRQIATDAKIPLRLAVSRRQDPQSVLKLFHQPKHCELVVMGGAALKSCLVAEGRADCYVRVGPTGEWDTGAAQIIIEEAGGQLMDIELQPLSYNERETFENPNFIVVGSPNLAWDKILVGD, via the coding sequence ATGAAGCCAGAGCAACTCATAGAAGCTGCCATCGACATTGCCATGGCAGCAGGGGAGAAGATCCGGGAAATCTATTTGACCGGCAGCTTCGAGCGTGAAGTGAAATCCGACAACACCCCTGTTACCTCCGCCGATCTGGCAGCCAATCAGATCATAGTGGACCAACTCAAGGCGCTGACACCGGATATTCCCGTGCTGTCGGAAGAGTCGGCCGACATTCCCCTGGCGGACCGCGCACATTGGCCGGCATACTGGTTGGTGGATCCTTTGGATGGCACCGGCGAGTTTATCGCCGGCAGCTACGACTTCTCAGTGATCATCGCCCTGGTGGAGCACAACCGACCCGTGATGGGCATAGTGTACGTGCCCATGACCGGGGTCTGCTATTACGCCATTGCCGGTCTTGGAGCCTACAAGCGCAGCGGCGGCATGGAAGTCAGGATCACCAGCAGGCAGATAGCTACAGATGCCAAGATTCCGCTGCGATTGGCGGTCAGTCGGCGCCAGGATCCCCAATCAGTCCTCAAGCTGTTCCATCAACCCAAGCATTGTGAACTGGTGGTGATGGGCGGTGCCGCACTCAAGAGTTGCCTCGTGGCCGAAGGCCGTGCCGATTGCTATGTGCGGGTCGGGCCGACGGGAGAGTGGGACACTGGCGCCGCGCAGATCATCATTGAAGAAGCCGGTGGTCAGCTGATGGACATTGAGCTGCAACCCCTGAGTTACAACGAGCGTGAGACCTTCGAAAACCCCAATTTTATCGTGGTGGGCTCACCCAATCTGGCGTGGGACAAGATATTGGTGGGAGATTAA
- a CDS encoding GNAT family N-acetyltransferase has protein sequence MLTIRPLQKADMAAVFRVEQACFGDHCFPDFFFRQALDAWPLGLLGAFDDTGFLLGYCLCSSAEEAGCGWIMSLAVIPEARGRGAGKALMQNLLNQQRYSSLKLTVAPDNPALALYLGLGFIRTGEESDYFGPGEHRLLLCLDAD, from the coding sequence TTGCTGACCATTCGCCCTCTCCAGAAAGCCGATATGGCAGCCGTGTTCCGTGTGGAGCAGGCCTGTTTCGGCGACCACTGTTTTCCGGATTTTTTCTTTCGTCAGGCCCTCGACGCCTGGCCCTTGGGTTTACTCGGCGCCTTTGATGACACTGGGTTCCTGCTGGGATATTGCCTGTGCAGCAGCGCTGAAGAGGCCGGTTGCGGTTGGATCATGTCCTTGGCTGTGATCCCAGAGGCCCGCGGTCGCGGTGCCGGCAAGGCCTTGATGCAAAACCTGTTGAACCAGCAGCGCTACAGCAGTCTTAAGCTCACTGTGGCACCGGATAATCCGGCATTGGCGCTCTATCTTGGCCTGGGATTTATCCGCACGGGAGAGGAGAGCGATTACTTTGGCCCAGGCGAGCACCGGCTTTTGTTGTGCCTTGATGCCGACTGA
- a CDS encoding TetR/AcrR family transcriptional regulator yields the protein MARRKEHSHDEIRQMAIAEVQEALARGEGDQLSLRRVATQIGYAPSTLINIFGSYNYLLLAVSEACLQQLLGNLVCDSPSSPLTALEQMARRYAEFALAAPDRFRLLFELQLSATEPLPEHHSALIEQLLSLPLPLLALQLRRDADTLVTEARLLWGAIHGLVSLALTDKLFGGEHTLGSLVCQQVRTLIAGFESGRNT from the coding sequence ATGGCAAGACGCAAGGAACACAGTCACGACGAAATTCGCCAAATGGCGATCGCCGAGGTACAAGAAGCATTGGCCAGAGGGGAAGGCGACCAGCTCAGTTTGCGCCGGGTTGCCACTCAAATAGGCTACGCCCCCAGCACCCTTATCAACATCTTCGGCAGTTATAACTACCTGCTGTTGGCTGTGTCAGAAGCCTGCCTGCAGCAACTGCTCGGCAACCTGGTTTGCGACTCCCCCTCGAGCCCCTTGACGGCACTGGAACAGATGGCCCGCCGCTATGCCGAATTCGCCCTGGCTGCTCCCGACAGGTTCAGATTGCTGTTTGAATTGCAGTTGTCGGCAACAGAGCCCCTGCCGGAACATCACAGTGCCCTGATCGAGCAGCTGTTGTCCTTGCCCTTGCCCCTTCTGGCATTACAGCTGCGCCGTGACGCCGATACCCTGGTCACGGAGGCGCGCTTACTGTGGGGCGCGATACACGGATTGGTCAGCCTGGCGTTAACTGACAAGCTTTTTGGTGGGGAACACACCCTTGGCAGCCTGGTCTGCCAACAGGTACGAACCCTGATCGCCGGATTTGAATCGGGGAGGAATACCTGA
- a CDS encoding MFS transporter: MFFSRRFLPYFVTQCLGALNDNIYKNVLLLLVTYSQVDSLPIGVDLFVNLAAGVFILPFFLFSAHAGVVADNIDKARLIRALKLLELVIMSCAVLAILSHNYLMMLLLLFLTGSQSAYFGPVKYSLLPQALAENELVTGNAWVEMGTFLSILVGTLSAGLIVSSEHAAGTAALVVFMLALAGYLASRAIPALPPQGKIRQIHFRPLSGAWGSIRRVKRTPSIWMAILAISWFWFLGATYLTQFPNFAKLHLHSGATVVSLLLALFSIGIAVGSFLCERLSFGHVELGVLPFGVLGLTVFGVDMLLALPDPATFPVMLYGAGEFIAQSAHHRLMFDLFMVGVSGGLFIVPLYAFIQSRAAKGECARAIAANNIVNALFMVVSALLSMVLLGAVGLSIVQLFLMLALTNALVAFYVYRQVPEFTQRFVSYLLSHLLYRVTVRGRPNIPKEGAGLIVCNHVSYVDALLILGASTRPIRFVMDKSISEMPLLRYLFRHAGVIPICSPKQCAQTYEKAFERIDAALAQGDLVCIFPEGRLSPDGELGEFRPGVEQILNRRPVPVIPMALKGLWGSYFSHKDGHALTTRPKRFWSKVRIDIAPALDGVAPDRNVLRDHVHAMLKSTE; encoded by the coding sequence ATGTTTTTCAGTCGCCGCTTTTTACCTTACTTTGTCACCCAGTGCCTGGGTGCCCTCAATGACAATATTTACAAGAACGTGTTGCTGCTGTTGGTGACTTACAGCCAGGTGGACAGTTTGCCCATTGGCGTGGATCTGTTCGTCAACCTGGCGGCCGGCGTGTTCATTTTGCCGTTTTTCCTGTTTTCGGCCCATGCCGGTGTGGTGGCGGATAACATAGATAAGGCGCGACTCATTCGCGCACTGAAGTTGTTGGAGCTGGTGATCATGAGTTGTGCCGTGTTGGCCATCCTCAGTCACAACTACCTGATGATGTTGCTGCTGCTGTTTTTAACCGGCAGCCAGTCGGCTTACTTTGGCCCGGTAAAATACTCCCTGCTGCCCCAGGCATTGGCGGAAAACGAGTTGGTGACAGGTAATGCCTGGGTGGAAATGGGCACCTTTCTGTCGATTCTGGTGGGCACCTTGAGCGCGGGCCTCATAGTGTCGAGCGAGCATGCCGCCGGGACGGCAGCCCTGGTAGTCTTTATGCTTGCCCTGGCGGGCTATTTGGCCAGCCGCGCTATTCCGGCCTTGCCTCCCCAGGGGAAAATTCGCCAAATTCACTTTCGGCCCCTTTCCGGTGCCTGGGGAAGTATCCGCAGGGTGAAACGTACCCCTTCGATCTGGATGGCGATTCTGGCCATAAGTTGGTTTTGGTTTCTGGGGGCCACGTATCTGACCCAGTTCCCCAATTTTGCCAAGCTGCACCTGCATTCGGGTGCCACAGTGGTGTCACTGCTGTTGGCGCTGTTTTCCATAGGTATCGCCGTGGGGTCTTTCCTGTGTGAGCGGCTCTCCTTTGGTCATGTGGAGCTTGGGGTGTTGCCCTTTGGGGTGCTGGGATTAACTGTGTTCGGCGTCGATATGTTGTTGGCCCTGCCGGACCCCGCAACCTTCCCGGTAATGCTATATGGCGCCGGAGAGTTTATTGCCCAGTCCGCTCATCACAGGTTGATGTTCGACCTGTTTATGGTAGGTGTCAGCGGCGGGCTGTTTATTGTCCCCCTGTACGCCTTTATCCAGTCCCGAGCCGCAAAGGGTGAGTGCGCCCGCGCCATTGCCGCCAACAACATAGTCAATGCCCTGTTTATGGTGGTCTCGGCTTTGTTGTCCATGGTGCTGCTGGGTGCTGTCGGCCTTAGCATAGTGCAGCTGTTCCTGATGCTGGCGCTGACGAACGCTCTGGTCGCCTTCTACGTCTATCGTCAGGTGCCTGAGTTTACCCAAAGGTTTGTTAGTTATTTGCTGAGCCACCTGCTGTACCGGGTCACGGTACGGGGCAGGCCAAATATACCCAAAGAAGGCGCCGGGCTGATCGTGTGTAACCATGTCAGCTATGTGGATGCGCTGCTGATTTTGGGTGCCTCTACCCGGCCCATTCGTTTTGTGATGGACAAAAGCATCAGCGAAATGCCGCTGCTCAGGTACCTGTTCCGCCATGCCGGCGTTATTCCCATCTGCTCACCCAAACAATGTGCGCAAACCTATGAGAAAGCCTTTGAGCGAATAGATGCGGCCCTGGCACAGGGAGATCTGGTGTGTATTTTCCCTGAGGGTCGTCTGTCTCCCGATGGTGAACTGGGTGAATTTCGCCCTGGTGTGGAGCAGATCCTCAACCGTCGCCCCGTGCCTGTTATCCCCATGGCACTGAAAGGCCTGTGGGGATCCTATTTCAGCCACAAGGATGGTCACGCCCTCACCACCCGACCCAAACGATTTTGGTCAAAGGTTAGGATCGATATAGCCCCGGCCCTGGATGGTGTTGCACCGGACAGGAATGTGCTTAGAGATCATGTGCATGCAATGCTGAAAAGCACCGAATAG
- the mnmH gene encoding tRNA 2-selenouridine(34) synthase MnmH: MTPKRIPREQYRQIFTSGHPMMDVRAPIEFDKGAFPSATNLPLMNDNERQKVGTCYKQQGQEAAIALGHSLVCGKVKEARVAAWLDFFQRHPEGYLYCFRGGLRSQLTQQWLKEAGIEVPFIDGGYKAMRQFLLDTIEMAPAKGQMQILSGITGSGKTEFIQSRSEAVDLEGIANHRGSSFGKNHEGQPSQINFENNLAIALLRHEDRAEPSLLLEDESFLIGRSAIPKSFYDKMQAAPVLVLEESLEDRLPRLLDDYVHKMHAGYISRLGEEQGFNAFSDYLFASLKGIYKRLGGKVHDEVKALMTDALATQISSNDTRAHLSWITLLLEVYYDPMYRFQLGKKEERVIFSGNHQAMAEYLDMQKQNRLG, from the coding sequence ATGACGCCCAAGCGTATCCCCAGGGAGCAATACCGGCAGATTTTCACCTCCGGCCATCCGATGATGGACGTGCGCGCCCCGATTGAATTCGACAAGGGCGCCTTTCCCTCTGCCACCAATCTGCCGCTGATGAATGACAATGAGCGGCAAAAGGTCGGCACCTGCTACAAGCAACAGGGACAGGAGGCTGCCATCGCACTGGGGCATTCGCTGGTATGCGGCAAGGTCAAGGAAGCCAGGGTTGCGGCCTGGCTGGACTTCTTCCAGCGCCACCCCGAAGGCTACCTCTACTGTTTTCGCGGCGGCCTACGCTCCCAGCTGACCCAGCAATGGCTCAAGGAAGCCGGAATTGAAGTACCTTTTATCGATGGCGGTTACAAAGCCATGCGTCAGTTCCTGTTGGATACCATAGAAATGGCACCCGCCAAGGGGCAGATGCAGATCCTCAGCGGCATCACAGGCTCGGGTAAAACCGAATTCATACAGAGCCGCAGCGAAGCGGTGGATTTGGAAGGCATTGCCAACCACAGGGGGTCAAGCTTCGGCAAAAACCATGAGGGTCAACCCAGCCAAATCAACTTTGAAAATAACCTCGCCATTGCGCTGCTGCGTCATGAGGACAGAGCCGAGCCAAGTCTGTTATTGGAAGATGAAAGCTTTTTGATAGGGCGCTCGGCCATTCCCAAGAGCTTCTACGACAAGATGCAGGCCGCCCCCGTATTGGTACTGGAAGAGTCCCTTGAAGACAGGCTGCCGAGGCTGTTGGACGACTATGTGCACAAGATGCATGCGGGCTACATCAGCAGACTGGGAGAAGAACAGGGCTTCAACGCATTCAGCGACTATCTGTTCGCCAGCCTGAAAGGCATCTACAAACGCCTTGGGGGCAAGGTGCATGACGAAGTCAAAGCGCTGATGACTGATGCCCTAGCCACGCAAATCAGCAGCAACGATACAAGGGCACACCTCAGCTGGATCACCCTGCTGCTGGAGGTGTATTACGACCCCATGTACCGCTTCCAGCTAGGTAAAAAGGAAGAACGCGTTATCTTCAGCGGCAATCATCAAGCCATGGCCGAATACCTGGATATGCAAAAGCAAAACCGCCTCGGCTGA
- the selD gene encoding selenide, water dikinase SelD, with amino-acid sequence MSPSPIKLTEYSHGAGCGCKISPKVLSTILASQLPVFDDPKLLVGNASRDDAAVYKLNDTTGIISTTDFFMPIVDDPFTFGRIAATNAISDIYAMGGTPIMAIAILGWPINKLPAEVAQQVVDGGRQACADAGIMLAGGHSIDAPEPIFGLAVTGQIALEHLKQNNTAKAGDRLFLTKPIGIGILTTAQKQKKLALEDEHIAPEAMCQLNKIGADIARLPGVNALTDVTGFGLAGHLLEVCQGAGLDAEVAIDKIPLLAKAEHYLGLGCIPGGTHRNYDSYGEHLPALNEREKALLCDPQTSGGLLVAVSAEGEAGLRALLQQQGIEAVCIGQLKAGNGKLELRK; translated from the coding sequence ATGTCACCATCACCCATCAAACTCACCGAATACAGCCATGGCGCCGGCTGCGGCTGCAAGATTTCTCCCAAGGTGCTGAGTACCATACTCGCATCCCAGTTGCCTGTCTTCGACGATCCCAAGCTGCTGGTCGGCAATGCCAGCCGCGATGATGCCGCCGTATACAAACTCAATGACACCACGGGCATCATCAGTACGACCGACTTCTTCATGCCCATAGTGGACGACCCCTTCACCTTTGGCCGTATCGCTGCCACCAACGCCATCAGCGATATTTACGCCATGGGTGGCACTCCGATAATGGCCATAGCGATTCTGGGTTGGCCCATCAACAAACTGCCGGCAGAAGTCGCCCAACAAGTGGTTGATGGTGGCCGTCAGGCCTGTGCCGATGCCGGCATTATGCTCGCCGGTGGTCACAGCATAGATGCCCCCGAACCCATTTTCGGCCTGGCGGTCACGGGGCAAATTGCGCTGGAACATCTGAAACAAAACAATACCGCCAAGGCCGGTGACAGACTCTTCCTCACCAAACCCATAGGCATTGGCATACTGACCACGGCCCAAAAGCAAAAGAAACTGGCCCTCGAAGATGAACACATAGCCCCCGAGGCCATGTGTCAGCTGAATAAAATCGGCGCCGACATTGCCAGGCTGCCAGGTGTCAACGCCCTGACCGATGTGACCGGCTTCGGACTTGCCGGTCATTTGCTGGAAGTGTGCCAGGGAGCCGGGCTGGATGCAGAGGTCGCAATAGACAAGATCCCGCTGCTGGCCAAGGCCGAACATTACCTTGGCCTGGGCTGCATTCCCGGTGGCACCCACAGAAATTACGACAGCTACGGTGAGCACCTGCCCGCACTCAACGAGCGTGAAAAAGCACTGCTGTGCGATCCCCAGACCAGTGGCGGGCTCTTGGTCGCCGTCTCTGCCGAAGGGGAAGCCGGGCTCAGGGCGCTGTTGCAACAACAGGGAATAGAAGCTGTGTGTATTGGTCAGCTCAAGGCCGGTAACGGCAAATTGGAGTTACGCAAATGA
- a CDS encoding acyl-CoA desaturase, with amino-acid sequence MKKPPIIWLNLMLFLLTFTGAAVLIPWRAWSHGIDAIEWLTFVVLAFYSGMSITAGYHRLWSHKAYKANGAVRWLYALGGALALQNSALHWSSDHRVHHKHVDDNDKDPYSANMGFWYSHIGWMLREYQAHRYHDYNNVRDLQNDPIVMWQHKHYLALVLVMNIGLPALLGWFNGDVWTMLLVAGLLRLVVVHHCTFFINSLAHIWGTQPYTDRNTARDNGVLAVLTYGEGYHNFHHIFENDYRNGIRWWHYDPTKWLIKLLSWLGMASDLRKVPQERIEAAKLQMQLKRTQQRITHRQDYEELWQTLQGEYETLKQQLLEFYQVKKELLEAKRHKLCLEELRPRFNELKSRLKLQQANWNSLNAAYR; translated from the coding sequence ATGAAAAAACCTCCCATCATCTGGCTCAATCTGATGCTGTTTCTGCTGACCTTCACCGGCGCCGCAGTGCTCATCCCCTGGCGCGCATGGTCCCATGGCATAGATGCCATAGAATGGCTGACCTTTGTGGTACTGGCCTTCTATAGCGGTATGTCTATCACCGCCGGCTACCACAGGCTCTGGTCCCATAAAGCCTATAAGGCCAATGGGGCGGTAAGGTGGTTGTATGCGCTGGGTGGCGCCCTGGCGTTGCAAAACAGTGCCCTGCACTGGTCATCCGATCACAGGGTGCACCACAAGCATGTAGACGATAACGACAAAGATCCCTATTCAGCGAACATGGGTTTCTGGTACAGCCATATCGGCTGGATGCTGCGTGAATACCAGGCCCATCGTTATCACGACTATAACAACGTCCGCGACCTGCAGAACGATCCCATAGTCATGTGGCAGCACAAACATTATCTGGCGTTGGTGTTGGTGATGAACATAGGGCTGCCGGCATTGCTGGGTTGGTTCAACGGCGATGTCTGGACCATGCTGTTGGTGGCCGGTCTGCTGCGTTTGGTGGTGGTGCACCACTGCACCTTCTTCATCAATTCCCTGGCCCATATCTGGGGCACTCAACCCTATACCGACAGGAATACTGCCCGCGACAACGGTGTATTGGCGGTGCTGACCTATGGCGAGGGCTACCACAACTTCCACCATATTTTCGAAAACGACTACCGCAACGGCATACGTTGGTGGCATTACGATCCCACCAAGTGGCTGATCAAACTGCTTTCCTGGTTGGGTATGGCCAGCGATTTGCGCAAGGTGCCCCAAGAGCGTATCGAGGCGGCCAAATTGCAGATGCAGCTCAAACGCACCCAGCAGCGGATCACACACAGACAGGATTACGAAGAACTGTGGCAAACACTGCAGGGCGAATACGAGACGCTGAAACAGCAGCTACTTGAGTTCTATCAGGTAAAGAAAGAGCTGTTGGAGGCCAAGCGCCACAAGCTATGCCTTGAGGAGCTGCGCCCCAGATTCAACGAACTCAAGTCGCGCCTTAAGCTGCAACAGGCCAATTGGAACAGTCTGAACGCCGCCTATCGTTAG
- the fabR gene encoding HTH-type transcriptional repressor FabR: MGIRAQQKEKTRRALVDAAFNQLSAERSFSSLSLREVAREANIAPTSFYRHFKDMNELGLTMVDEGGLTLRQMMRKGRQRAEAGGSVIRISVDTFMEVLDSNPNVFRILLHERSGTSAAFRAAVAREIEHFISELAHYTEETAHRSPALARAQAEALVTLVFNAGAAALDMKKADRKVLADQLVMQLRMVATGAEVLQHKLDNR; encoded by the coding sequence ATTGGGATCCGGGCACAGCAGAAAGAAAAAACCCGTCGCGCGCTGGTGGACGCGGCCTTCAATCAGCTCAGTGCCGAGCGCAGTTTTTCCAGTCTCAGCCTGCGGGAAGTGGCCCGGGAGGCCAATATTGCGCCGACCTCTTTCTATCGTCATTTCAAAGATATGAACGAGCTTGGCCTGACCATGGTCGATGAAGGCGGCCTGACCCTGAGGCAGATGATGCGCAAGGGCCGGCAAAGGGCCGAGGCCGGTGGCAGCGTGATCCGCATTTCCGTGGATACCTTTATGGAAGTGCTGGACTCCAATCCCAACGTGTTCCGCATCTTGCTCCACGAGCGCTCAGGAACTTCGGCCGCCTTTCGCGCGGCGGTTGCCCGTGAGATTGAACACTTTATTTCCGAGCTGGCCCATTACACCGAGGAGACTGCCCATCGCAGTCCGGCTTTGGCGAGGGCCCAGGCAGAAGCTCTGGTGACTCTGGTATTCAACGCCGGCGCTGCGGCCCTGGACATGAAAAAGGCTGATCGCAAGGTGCTGGCGGATCAGTTGGTGATGCAGCTGCGCATGGTGGCGACCGGCGCCGAAGTATTGCAGCACAAATTGGATAACAGGTAG
- the trmA gene encoding tRNA (uridine(54)-C5)-methyltransferase TrmA, with translation MNLAAMDPRQYDAQLADKSQSLTEAFAEFTPPALEVFASEPAHYRMRSEFRVWHDGDDLYYYMFDNALQQKVRCDQYLPAGTLINQMMQELMAHLRPNPVLRHKLFQVDFLSTLSGEILVSLLYHRQLGDDWLEQAKALKAALSDRFKVDIIGRARKQKLILDRDFVVETLDVNGRQYHYKQIENSFTQPNAKVAVKMLEWAIDATQNSQGDLLELYCGNGNFSIALAQNFQRVLATELAKPSVDAAQYNIAINNIANLDIIRMSAEDFTLAMQGGKSFKRLEGIDLQSYDCNTIFVDPPRAGLDAETVKLVQGYERILYISCNPETLKDNLAVLSQTHEITRFALFDQFPYTHHTEAGVLLERRK, from the coding sequence ATGAATTTAGCAGCAATGGATCCCCGGCAGTATGATGCCCAGTTGGCGGACAAGAGCCAGTCACTGACAGAGGCCTTTGCCGAATTCACACCTCCGGCATTGGAAGTCTTCGCCTCTGAACCGGCCCACTATCGGATGCGCAGTGAATTCCGGGTATGGCACGATGGAGACGATCTCTACTATTACATGTTCGATAATGCCCTGCAGCAAAAGGTTCGCTGTGACCAATATCTGCCGGCCGGCACGCTCATCAACCAGATGATGCAGGAACTGATGGCACATCTGCGACCCAATCCCGTGCTGCGCCACAAGCTGTTCCAGGTGGATTTCCTGTCCACGCTCTCAGGGGAAATTCTGGTCAGCCTGCTCTACCACAGGCAGCTTGGGGATGATTGGCTGGAGCAAGCCAAAGCCCTGAAAGCGGCGCTGTCAGACCGGTTCAAGGTTGACATCATAGGCCGCGCCAGAAAACAGAAACTGATACTGGACCGGGATTTTGTGGTTGAGACCCTGGATGTCAATGGTCGCCAATACCATTACAAACAGATAGAAAACAGCTTTACCCAACCCAATGCCAAGGTGGCGGTCAAAATGCTGGAATGGGCCATTGATGCCACCCAAAACAGTCAGGGCGATCTACTGGAACTCTATTGCGGTAACGGCAATTTCTCCATTGCCCTGGCGCAGAATTTTCAGCGGGTATTGGCGACAGAGCTGGCCAAACCGTCGGTGGATGCGGCCCAGTACAACATCGCCATTAACAACATAGCCAATCTGGATATCATCCGCATGTCAGCGGAAGACTTCACCCTGGCGATGCAGGGTGGTAAAAGCTTTAAGCGCCTTGAGGGTATCGATCTGCAAAGCTATGACTGCAACACCATCTTTGTGGACCCCCCCAGAGCGGGTTTGGATGCAGAGACGGTCAAACTGGTGCAGGGATATGAGCGCATTCTCTATATCTCCTGCAATCCTGAGACTCTGAAGGACAACCTGGCAGTGCTCAGCCAAACCCACGAGATCACTCGCTTTGCCCTGTTCGATCAGTTCCCTTATACCCATCACACCGAAGCGGGTGTGTTGCTGGAGCGTCGCAAATAA
- the murI gene encoding glutamate racemase produces the protein MGNSILVFDSGIGGLSVLQEIRARLPEHEYCYLFDNARLPYGELSEQELISGCVCLIEDMVARCNAAVVVIACNTASTLVLPALRSRLSIPVVGVVPAIKPAAAMSHSGHIGLLATPGTVRRAYTHELIASHAKDSQVHLFGSSELVMMAEAKMAGQPVDLSTLSKILAPVKETEIDVLVLGCTHFPLLAEELSQVLGETIRLVDSGEAIARRVVHLLGEAAMIAGPGKLTAWHTTDAISEGLSTSLRALGFNAILPYRIEGR, from the coding sequence TTGGGTAACAGTATCTTGGTATTCGATTCGGGTATAGGTGGCCTGTCTGTGCTGCAGGAAATCCGTGCCCGCTTGCCGGAGCACGAATACTGCTATCTGTTTGACAATGCCCGCCTGCCCTACGGCGAGCTGAGTGAGCAGGAGCTCATCTCCGGTTGCGTTTGCCTGATTGAAGATATGGTTGCCCGTTGTAACGCGGCTGTGGTGGTCATAGCCTGCAATACCGCCAGTACCTTGGTGCTGCCGGCCTTGCGATCCCGGTTGAGCATTCCAGTTGTTGGGGTGGTGCCAGCGATTAAACCCGCTGCGGCCATGTCACACTCAGGACATATAGGACTATTGGCAACCCCGGGGACGGTAAGACGGGCTTATACCCATGAACTGATAGCCAGTCATGCCAAAGATAGCCAGGTACATCTCTTTGGCAGCTCAGAGCTGGTGATGATGGCAGAGGCCAAAATGGCGGGGCAGCCGGTAGATCTTTCCACATTAAGCAAGATACTGGCACCGGTGAAGGAAACAGAGATAGATGTGCTGGTACTGGGTTGCACCCATTTCCCCTTGCTCGCTGAAGAGCTGAGTCAGGTTTTAGGGGAAACTATCAGGCTGGTGGATTCGGGGGAGGCAATCGCCAGGCGGGTGGTCCACCTTCTCGGGGAGGCTGCCATGATAGCAGGTCCGGGTAAATTGACGGCCTGGCATACCACAGATGCCATCAGTGAAGGTCTGTCAACGTCCCTCAGGGCGTTAGGCTTTAACGCTATCTTGCCTTATCGCATCGAGGGACGCTGA